A genome region from Chitinophagales bacterium includes the following:
- the kynU gene encoding kynureninase, with translation MSFNNTLEFAKSLDSNDTLSSYREQFIFPQHHGHDVYYFTGNSLGLQPKKAKEYILEELEDWGKYGVEGHFHSKRNWFGYHHFLTDKAANIVGAKTEEVAVMNTLSVNLNLLMVSFYRPHGKRTKILMEAAAFPSDHYAVQQQVRFHGLNPTEDIILLHPREGEYAIQTSDILDVIEKNKNELALVMLGGVNYYTGQYFDIESITNKAHEVGAIAGYDLAHAAGNIVLKLHEWNVDFACWCSYKYLNSGPGGVASIFVHERHGDNPDLPRFAGWWGNDEKDRFLMKSEYIPAKGASGWQQSNAQIFSMAAHLASLEIFEQAGIENLRAKSEKLTEYLEKLLQNIPQIKIITPSNRAERGCQLSLIALDKPKELFKYLQENGIIADWREPDVIRVAPVPLYNRFEDCWVLADRIKQFYNL, from the coding sequence ATGAGTTTTAACAACACCTTGGAATTTGCGAAGTCACTAGACTCAAATGACACCCTTAGCTCGTATAGAGAGCAATTTATTTTCCCACAGCATCATGGTCATGATGTCTACTATTTCACTGGTAACTCTCTAGGACTACAACCAAAAAAAGCTAAAGAATATATCCTCGAAGAGCTAGAAGATTGGGGTAAATATGGCGTAGAAGGTCATTTTCATAGCAAAAGAAACTGGTTTGGGTATCATCATTTCCTCACAGATAAAGCAGCCAACATCGTGGGAGCTAAAACAGAGGAAGTAGCCGTTATGAATACACTTTCGGTCAATCTCAATTTGCTCATGGTTTCCTTTTATAGACCTCATGGCAAGAGAACCAAAATCTTGATGGAAGCTGCGGCATTTCCATCGGACCATTATGCTGTGCAGCAGCAGGTGCGATTTCACGGACTAAATCCAACAGAAGATATTATACTTTTACATCCTAGGGAAGGGGAATATGCCATACAAACATCAGATATATTAGATGTGATTGAAAAAAATAAAAATGAACTCGCCCTCGTCATGCTGGGTGGTGTCAATTATTATACAGGTCAATATTTCGATATAGAATCCATTACTAATAAAGCGCATGAAGTAGGGGCTATCGCAGGCTATGACTTGGCTCATGCTGCTGGAAATATCGTACTGAAACTCCATGAATGGAATGTGGACTTTGCCTGCTGGTGTAGCTATAAGTATCTAAACTCTGGTCCAGGAGGTGTCGCTTCTATCTTTGTGCATGAACGGCATGGGGATAATCCAGACCTACCTCGATTCGCAGGATGGTGGGGCAATGATGAGAAAGATAGATTCCTTATGAAATCGGAATATATTCCAGCTAAAGGGGCATCTGGCTGGCAGCAATCGAATGCACAGATATTCTCCATGGCGGCACACTTAGCCTCCCTGGAAATATTTGAACAAGCAGGTATAGAAAACCTTAGAGCCAAAAGTGAAAAGTTGACTGAATATTTGGAAAAATTACTTCAAAACATCCCACAAATAAAAATTATCACGCCTAGTAACCGTGCGGAACGTGGCTGTCAACTTTCTTTAATAGCCCTAGACAAGCCTAAGGAACTTTTTAAATATCTGCAAGAGAATGGCATTATAGCTGACTGGAGGGAACCAGATGTGATTCGCGTAGCCCCTGTTCCTCTTTATAATCGATTTGAAGATTGTTGGGTGTTAGCAGATCGTATTAAACAGTTTTACAATTTATAA
- a CDS encoding response regulator transcription factor: protein MNALVIDDEERSRRILKNFLANYCPEVNVLGEADDIDAAYQAILLHKPDVVFLDIDMPPYTGFDLLKKFEKIPFEIIFVTAYDYYAIDAIKFSALYYILKPIKVGELKSAIEKAKNKLRTHSDITSKYVQQLNPQSLERIVVNTLKDSMLIDLGDILYLESDNVYSTIYLINGQKVICSQKNLSEYEELLSSKGFFRSHKSYLVNLKQIASVSKTEGGELVLKNKVIIPLARRRREDFFKIF from the coding sequence ATGAATGCACTCGTTATAGATGATGAAGAGAGAAGCAGGAGAATATTAAAAAATTTTCTTGCCAACTATTGTCCAGAGGTTAATGTTTTAGGTGAAGCAGACGATATTGATGCGGCATATCAAGCCATTTTACTGCATAAACCTGATGTTGTATTTTTAGATATCGATATGCCACCTTACACTGGTTTTGATTTATTGAAGAAATTTGAAAAGATTCCATTCGAAATTATATTTGTGACGGCATACGATTATTATGCAATAGATGCTATTAAGTTTTCAGCTTTGTATTATATTTTAAAACCGATAAAGGTTGGAGAGCTCAAATCGGCTATCGAAAAAGCTAAAAATAAGTTACGAACACATTCAGATATAACTTCTAAATACGTTCAGCAACTTAACCCTCAATCTCTAGAGCGAATTGTTGTCAATACATTGAAAGATTCAATGCTAATAGACTTAGGTGATATTCTGTATCTAGAATCCGACAATGTATATAGTACAATTTATTTGATAAATGGTCAGAAGGTTATTTGTAGTCAAAAAAACCTCAGCGAATACGAGGAATTGTTGTCGAGTAAAGGATTTTTTAGATCCCATAAATCATATTTAGTTAATTTAAAACAAATAGCTTCAGTCAGTAAAACTGAAGGTGGAGAGCTTGTATTAAAAAACAAGGTAATAATTCCATTAGCTAGAAGGAGAAGGGAAGATTTTTTCAAGATATTTTAG
- a CDS encoding histidine kinase: MRILFSFLILFSFSLCQGQELYHRILNADNGLPSNKVHYVYEDSKGYIWFGTENGVCRWDSKNFLTYTIKDGLPNNEVLVIYEDSKGRIWFSTFSNELCYLQNDTIFNRKNDKRLEKISIIKGGKLCEHKGEIYYYNFPSNLPQLFNVSNLKNKQTEIKVPSNSTPEILFYNDYFFSIITSLENFNTYIKSDNNEFILKNTLYFIENSKINFIDLKKKKCSYTFIDSLLQFLNSNTPPNFLCNFKSNLRLFHKFSTDLVFINKTNLQTKSHKKLNFVYALNHSKIINKKLFIISQDNTLWLSNLNIQNFKSSIDKYQSISKLFFLNNKLHLLFNNGVIKEINKSKTTQLKTEGKLYSLDYGKNSQPIACSYRNIINLKTKESISKNFQFYCKGFSYSTKHKLYTINNSSGGLYIQNLKQKATKISDLYAYTSFIDSRDRLWIGTVNKLYVTNTFLPKVEGEKEIKLNKDLDIFCSEIKEDQRGNIFFTTNDGVYIIDKNDNKYHIDDKNFLSSNECVTLKLDTQNHSFFVATRNGVNHIGYHIHNGQLKFNVINKFFKEDGLTSNEIKDILIDGDSLWVASAKGLDLISDKNYRPDSIKIPVHFNKIFINDSLWKLDTFYHLNHSQNNLKIDYSAIYYQRRERLDIRYRLIKDGDTSEGKIENSILQLFSLASGNYTLQIYAYDRDYPYIHSEYRTLRFEISPPYYKTWWFYSLILLGALVILGGLMWYRNKNREEQLKLVGELNKYKLQGLQHQMNPHFVFNSMSTIQDLILTEQNVDALDFISDFSHLMRTMLQNSRNESISLSQETTFLKRYIELEQIRHSQTFDYKLDINVPEEDLNDIYLPTMMVQPIVENAIKHGVSNLKERRGLITIQFSLNEDETFLNIEVIDNGAGKSSSSKVKNHTSTAINVIQERLLIYEKNGNKGDYTISYSENGTKAILKLPI, encoded by the coding sequence TTGAGAATTTTATTTTCTTTCCTTATCCTTTTTAGCTTCTCCTTGTGTCAAGGTCAGGAACTATACCATAGAATATTGAATGCAGACAATGGACTACCTAGCAATAAAGTGCATTATGTCTATGAGGACTCCAAAGGCTATATCTGGTTCGGCACAGAAAATGGGGTCTGTCGATGGGATAGTAAAAACTTCCTGACCTATACTATCAAAGACGGCTTACCGAATAATGAAGTCCTCGTTATCTACGAAGATAGTAAAGGGAGAATCTGGTTTTCTACCTTTAGCAATGAACTCTGCTATTTACAAAATGATACTATTTTTAACAGGAAAAATGATAAACGCTTAGAGAAAATAAGCATTATCAAAGGGGGGAAGCTCTGCGAGCATAAGGGGGAGATATATTATTACAATTTTCCTTCAAATTTACCACAGCTGTTTAATGTTTCAAATTTAAAAAATAAACAGACCGAGATTAAAGTTCCCTCGAATAGTACACCAGAAATACTATTTTATAATGACTATTTTTTTAGTATAATTACTTCACTTGAAAATTTCAATACATATATAAAGTCTGATAATAATGAATTCATTCTCAAAAATACTTTGTATTTTATTGAAAACTCAAAAATTAATTTTATTGACCTTAAGAAAAAAAAATGTAGTTATACATTTATTGATTCTCTTCTACAATTTTTAAATAGTAACACTCCACCAAATTTCTTATGTAATTTCAAGTCAAATCTTAGATTATTTCATAAGTTCTCAACAGATTTGGTTTTTATCAATAAAACTAATCTTCAAACTAAAAGTCATAAAAAATTAAATTTTGTATATGCCCTAAATCATTCAAAGATTATAAATAAGAAGTTATTTATAATCTCACAAGATAATACCTTATGGTTAAGCAATTTAAATATTCAAAACTTTAAATCCTCAATTGATAAATATCAATCTATTTCTAAACTATTCTTTTTAAACAATAAGCTACATCTTCTTTTCAATAATGGAGTAATTAAAGAAATAAACAAAAGTAAAACTACCCAACTTAAAACGGAAGGCAAACTATACAGTCTTGATTATGGTAAAAATAGCCAACCTATAGCTTGTTCCTATAGAAATATAATAAACTTAAAAACTAAAGAGTCTATTTCAAAAAATTTTCAGTTCTATTGTAAAGGCTTCTCCTACTCAACAAAACACAAACTATACACCATTAACAATAGTAGTGGAGGACTTTATATCCAAAACCTCAAACAAAAAGCCACTAAGATTTCGGATTTGTATGCTTATACCTCATTTATAGATAGTCGAGATCGACTGTGGATAGGAACGGTGAATAAGCTCTATGTAACCAATACATTTCTACCAAAAGTGGAAGGCGAAAAAGAAATTAAACTCAATAAGGACTTGGATATATTTTGCTCTGAAATTAAGGAAGATCAACGAGGAAATATATTCTTTACAACCAATGATGGCGTATATATCATCGACAAAAACGATAACAAATATCATATAGATGATAAAAACTTCCTCAGCTCTAATGAGTGTGTCACCCTCAAACTGGATACACAAAACCATAGTTTCTTTGTAGCCACAAGAAATGGGGTTAATCATATAGGCTATCATATTCATAATGGACAATTGAAATTTAATGTCATCAATAAGTTTTTCAAAGAGGATGGATTGACCTCTAATGAAATCAAAGATATTCTAATAGACGGAGACTCTCTCTGGGTTGCCAGTGCCAAAGGCTTGGATTTGATTTCCGATAAAAATTATAGACCCGATAGTATCAAAATACCGGTGCATTTTAATAAGATATTTATAAACGATAGTCTATGGAAATTGGATACTTTTTATCATCTAAATCATAGTCAAAATAACTTGAAAATCGACTATTCTGCTATCTACTATCAGCGGAGAGAGCGCCTAGATATCCGCTATCGCCTTATCAAAGATGGTGACACTTCCGAAGGTAAAATTGAAAACTCTATACTCCAATTATTTTCTCTCGCTTCAGGTAATTATACATTGCAGATTTATGCTTATGATAGAGATTACCCCTATATCCATAGTGAATATCGCACCTTGCGTTTTGAGATTTCTCCTCCTTATTATAAGACTTGGTGGTTTTATTCATTGATTTTACTCGGCGCATTGGTTATTCTAGGAGGGTTGATGTGGTATAGAAATAAAAATAGAGAAGAACAGCTCAAACTCGTAGGCGAGCTGAATAAATATAAACTACAAGGACTTCAGCACCAGATGAATCCTCACTTTGTGTTTAACTCTATGAGTACTATTCAGGACCTTATTTTAACAGAACAAAATGTCGATGCCTTAGATTTTATCTCCGACTTTAGTCATCTCATGCGCACCATGCTTCAGAACTCCAGAAATGAATCTATTTCATTGAGCCAAGAAACTACTTTTCTAAAACGATACATAGAACTAGAGCAGATTAGGCATAGCCAAACCTTTGATTATAAATTAGATATAAATGTACCGGAAGAAGATCTCAATGACATTTATCTCCCAACTATGATGGTGCAACCTATAGTAGAAAATGCTATTAAACATGGGGTATCAAATCTCAAAGAACGAAGAGGCTTGATAACGATACAATTTTCATTGAATGAAGATGAAACCTTTCTAAATATAGAGGTTATAGATAATGGTGCGGGAAAAAGCTCTAGCTCCAAGGTAAAAAATCATACCTCCACGGCAATTAATGTCATACAAGAGCGATTATTAATCTATGAGAAGAATGGGAATAAAGGTGACTACACTATTTCCTATTCTGAAAATGGCACAAAGGCGATTTTGAAACTACCTATATAA
- the lepA gene encoding elongation factor 4 — protein MKPIRNFCIIAHIDHGKSTLADRLLEFTNTITEREREDQLLDDMDLEKERGITIKSHAIQMDYRYDGQDYKLNLIDTPGHVDFSYEVSRSIASCEGALLLVDATQGIQAQTISNLYLALENDLEIIPVVNKIDMDGAMIEEVKDQIVDLIGCEREVILEASGRSGIGIEGILKAVIERVPAPQYNQGAKLQAMIFDSVFNPFRGVIAYFRIFNGTLKKNDKVRFIATGKDYNADEIGILRLKPQPMNEVGSGDVGYIITGIKQAKEIKVGDTITLASDPATEGVKGFEDVKPMVFAGIYPIDSDDFEDLRDSLEKLQLNDASLVYEPETSIALGFGFRCGFLGLLHLEIVSERLEREFDQNIIVTVPQVSYNCYTNKEKEKPIYLHNPAELPDVTTLDRIEEPWIKAQIITKPEYIGSLMNLCMEKRGILKNQHYLTTTRVELQFEMPLAEIVFDFYDKLKSISKGYASFDYHMIGFREGDLVKLDIKLNGENVDAFSSMIHRDKAYSFGSRLCEKLKELIPKQQFVIAIQAAIGMKIIARETISAMRKDVTAKCYGGDISRKRKLLEKQKKGKKKMRQFGKVEVPQEAFLAVLKLND, from the coding sequence ATGAAACCCATACGCAATTTCTGTATTATAGCCCATATAGACCATGGTAAATCTACTTTGGCAGACAGGCTATTAGAGTTTACCAATACGATTACAGAACGCGAAAGAGAAGACCAGCTTCTCGATGATATGGATTTAGAAAAGGAGCGTGGGATTACCATTAAAAGTCATGCGATTCAAATGGATTACCGGTATGACGGTCAAGATTATAAATTGAATCTCATCGATACCCCGGGACACGTAGATTTTTCCTATGAGGTATCTCGTTCCATTGCCAGCTGTGAAGGCGCACTGCTCCTTGTAGACGCTACACAGGGCATTCAGGCTCAGACGATTTCCAATCTATATTTAGCTCTGGAAAATGATTTAGAAATCATACCAGTAGTCAATAAAATAGATATGGATGGAGCTATGATAGAAGAAGTCAAAGACCAAATTGTGGATTTAATTGGCTGCGAAAGAGAGGTTATTTTAGAAGCTAGCGGTCGCAGTGGGATCGGAATAGAGGGAATTCTGAAAGCTGTGATAGAAAGAGTCCCAGCTCCACAATATAATCAAGGAGCCAAACTTCAAGCTATGATTTTTGATTCTGTATTTAATCCGTTTCGAGGAGTTATAGCATATTTTCGTATTTTTAATGGAACGCTTAAAAAAAATGATAAGGTTCGATTTATAGCTACTGGTAAAGACTATAATGCAGATGAAATAGGTATCTTGAGATTAAAGCCCCAGCCAATGAATGAGGTGGGTTCAGGGGATGTAGGCTATATCATTACAGGTATCAAACAAGCTAAAGAAATAAAGGTAGGAGATACTATTACCTTAGCTAGCGATCCAGCGACAGAAGGAGTTAAAGGCTTTGAGGATGTCAAACCTATGGTTTTCGCAGGGATTTACCCTATAGATTCTGACGATTTTGAAGACTTAAGAGATAGTCTGGAAAAATTGCAACTCAATGATGCTTCCTTGGTCTATGAACCAGAGACTTCTATAGCTCTTGGATTCGGTTTTCGATGTGGATTTCTAGGCTTACTCCATTTGGAAATAGTTAGTGAGCGTTTGGAGCGAGAGTTTGATCAAAACATTATCGTAACGGTGCCTCAGGTAAGCTATAATTGCTATACCAACAAAGAAAAGGAAAAGCCGATTTATCTTCATAATCCGGCAGAATTACCGGATGTTACCACATTGGATAGAATAGAAGAACCATGGATAAAGGCTCAAATAATCACTAAGCCAGAATACATCGGTAGCTTGATGAATCTCTGTATGGAGAAACGTGGCATATTGAAGAATCAGCATTATCTAACGACGACGAGGGTAGAATTACAGTTTGAAATGCCTCTGGCTGAGATTGTATTTGATTTTTATGATAAATTAAAGTCCATTTCCAAAGGGTATGCTTCCTTTGACTACCACATGATTGGTTTTAGAGAAGGGGATTTAGTCAAATTAGATATAAAATTAAATGGAGAGAATGTAGATGCATTTTCCAGCATGATACACAGAGATAAAGCCTATAGTTTCGGGAGTAGACTATGTGAAAAATTAAAGGAATTGATCCCTAAACAACAGTTTGTCATAGCTATTCAAGCCGCAATAGGAATGAAGATTATTGCCAGAGAGACTATTTCTGCTATGCGAAAAGATGTGACCGCCAAATGCTATGGCGGGGATATTTCTAGGAAGCGAAAACTTCTAGAGAAGCAGAAAAAAGGAAAGAAAAAGATGCGACAATTTGGAAAAGTAGAGGTGCCTCAAGAGGCATTTCTAGCCGTGTTGAAATTGAATGATTAA
- a CDS encoding DUF393 domain-containing protein, which translates to MDLTIIFFDGHCLLCSRIVALLLSIDKNKKLTFSPLQGKTAKAKLPQELLADLNTMAYLKNSKLYTKSDAVLEISKTIGGIFTLFYIFKLIPRFIRDAIYDFISKNRIQWFGQSESCRMPSEEERARFHD; encoded by the coding sequence GTGGATCTGACAATTATTTTTTTCGATGGACATTGTCTCTTATGCAGTCGCATAGTTGCACTCCTTTTGTCAATAGATAAAAATAAGAAACTAACATTTTCCCCTTTACAAGGAAAAACAGCTAAAGCCAAACTACCTCAGGAACTATTGGCTGATTTAAACACCATGGCATATCTAAAAAATAGTAAACTATATACAAAATCGGATGCAGTCTTGGAAATATCAAAAACCATTGGCGGAATTTTCACCTTGTTTTATATATTCAAGTTAATTCCTCGATTTATACGTGATGCTATTTATGATTTTATTAGTAAAAATAGAATTCAATGGTTCGGGCAGTCTGAAAGTTGCCGAATGCCTAGCGAGGAAGAAAGGGCTCGATTTCATGATTAA
- a CDS encoding OmpH family outer membrane protein has protein sequence MNNSKITNIILGIIGLAVAILYFLHFKSSSPSVNLNPSAKNIAVAAGSRIAFVNIDTFFSKYDEYKKFKTEIEASQKSSKKQLESKAAALQNEYGKIMQQAQSGQISQQQAQSQMGALQSRMGALQTEEQNMAKNLADRMDKATKDLYKKVEEYFSENKLKYNCDIVMGYQTNGMILYSDKTMDITNQLVEDLNKK, from the coding sequence ATGAACAATTCAAAAATAACAAACATCATACTAGGCATTATAGGATTGGCAGTAGCGATTTTATATTTCTTACATTTTAAATCTAGTTCTCCTTCTGTAAATTTAAACCCAAGCGCAAAAAATATAGCTGTAGCAGCTGGAAGCAGAATTGCATTTGTCAATATCGATACCTTTTTTAGCAAATATGATGAATATAAGAAATTTAAAACTGAAATAGAAGCTAGTCAAAAATCATCAAAAAAACAATTGGAGTCTAAAGCTGCAGCTCTGCAAAATGAGTATGGTAAAATCATGCAACAGGCTCAAAGTGGTCAAATCAGTCAGCAACAAGCTCAGTCACAAATGGGAGCATTGCAGTCGAGAATGGGAGCATTACAAACCGAGGAACAAAATATGGCCAAGAATTTAGCTGATCGAATGGATAAGGCGACAAAAGATTTATATAAAAAGGTTGAAGAGTATTTTTCTGAAAATAAGTTAAAATACAATTGCGATATCGTAATGGGCTATCAAACAAATGGTATGATTCTTTATTCAGATAAAACTATGGATATCACCAATCAACTTGTAGAGGATCTTAATAAGAAATAG
- the frr gene encoding ribosome recycling factor: MADINSIIDDAKSKFIRAVEHLDEEMMKIRAGKASPAMLNGIMVDAYGSMTPLSGVCSITTPDARMLVLQPWDKGQIQAIVKAIMQANIGLNPQDDGQVIRIAVPPLTEERRKDLVKQAKAEAEKSKVVIRNIRRDHNESIKKLKAEGVSEDMMKSGEDKIQKFTDEYIAKVDKVLEIKEKEIMTV; the protein is encoded by the coding sequence ATGGCTGATATCAACAGTATTATTGACGATGCGAAGTCTAAGTTCATAAGAGCTGTCGAACATTTAGATGAAGAAATGATGAAGATAAGAGCAGGCAAGGCTAGTCCGGCTATGTTAAATGGTATCATGGTAGATGCCTATGGATCTATGACTCCACTTTCAGGTGTGTGCAGTATTACAACTCCCGATGCAAGAATGCTAGTATTACAGCCATGGGATAAGGGGCAGATTCAAGCCATAGTAAAAGCTATCATGCAAGCTAATATAGGGCTAAATCCGCAAGATGATGGTCAGGTCATACGGATAGCTGTACCACCACTAACGGAAGAACGAAGAAAAGACCTCGTAAAACAAGCTAAGGCCGAAGCTGAGAAGTCAAAAGTGGTTATTCGAAATATACGAAGAGACCATAATGAAAGCATCAAAAAGTTAAAAGCCGAAGGTGTCTCTGAAGATATGATGAAAAGTGGAGAAGACAAAATACAAAAATTTACGGACGAGTATATAGCCAAGGTAGATAAGGTTCTAGAGATCAAGGAGAAGGAAATAATGACAGTATAA
- a CDS encoding CoA transferase subunit B: MLSKEQIAQRIAQELKDGMYVNLGIGIPTLVANYIPKDIEVVLQSENGLLGMGPFPLEGEEDADLINAGKQTITTLPGSSIFDSAASFGMIRAQKVDLTVLGAMEVSENGDIANWKIPGKMVKGMGGAMDLVASAKNIIVAMQHCSKDGKSKLLKNCSLPLTGIKCVTKIVSDLAVLDIKNGSFILLERAPGVSVDYIKEMTEGNLVVAGEIKEITF; encoded by the coding sequence ATGTTATCCAAAGAACAGATAGCCCAACGTATAGCTCAGGAGTTAAAAGATGGAATGTATGTGAATCTGGGAATCGGTATACCAACATTGGTAGCAAATTATATACCTAAGGATATAGAAGTAGTACTTCAAAGTGAAAATGGTCTTCTAGGTATGGGACCCTTCCCACTAGAAGGTGAAGAAGATGCGGATTTAATCAATGCTGGTAAGCAAACCATTACTACTCTACCTGGTTCTTCTATCTTCGACAGTGCAGCTAGTTTTGGAATGATTCGAGCCCAAAAGGTTGATTTGACCGTGCTTGGAGCTATGGAAGTTTCGGAAAATGGTGATATAGCCAATTGGAAAATACCGGGAAAAATGGTTAAGGGTATGGGAGGCGCTATGGATTTGGTAGCTAGTGCAAAAAACATCATAGTGGCCATGCAACACTGCAGCAAGGATGGCAAATCCAAATTGTTAAAAAATTGTTCGCTGCCACTGACAGGAATAAAGTGTGTGACAAAAATTGTATCTGATTTGGCAGTGTTAGATATAAAGAATGGAAGTTTTATCTTACTCGAAAGAGCTCCTGGAGTGAGCGTAGATTATATAAAGGAAATGACAGAGGGGAATTTGGTAGTGGCGGGAGAAATTAAAGAGATAACGTTTTAG